Proteins from a single region of Cytophagaceae bacterium:
- a CDS encoding TonB-dependent receptor, with translation MKRTSLLFLGLLLFLGMSVSFAQSKKITGKVTSADDGSALPGVTVTIKGTGRGTQTDGSGAYSVDAASNQTLVFTFVGMSTQEITVGSKNVIDVSLAGDDNQLEQLVVVGYGTQNRKDMTSAISTVRGDALKSIPAQSVDQLLSGKAAGVNINIPNGLLNNPPVIRVRGFNSITSSSYPLIVVDGIIVFSQDNGSSGPGGIAQNPLSDINPNDIETIDILKDAAATAIYGSRAANGVLVITTKKGKAGKSTISYDGSTAWTKPFRLFDLLNASEYIMMKNEGEKNRADMAGQTYSPLFFENLDPSGKPYDTNWYDYVFTSGFQQNHNINVSGATPKTSYYFSGGYTNQDGFLKSNTFERKNARMNISHNVTDKIVFGANFNYSNAYSFSPNSGSLIGTNFNTGGLGRVPLVTAPNIPAYLPDGSYNINTTGGLANSPGNLLNKDRSGFYNPVVLIDLDKASAQSDRMLSNIYATINLTKDLSFRTDYGIDYQTIDSKTFNNPIHGDGFSAKGIANNYLYKSQRWSWQNYLNYNKKFAEVHSIGTTLGTENQHTDRSMWSGGRQTVADPFFDVYQGDYTVNNNPPFNFLTENGFVSYFGRLTYDFSKRYYFTASLRRDGLSALAEGKKFGNFYGISGGWNLAEESFFKNLTQKVSTLKLRTSYGKVGNAGISDFASLSLYGFNVYGGTAATLAFSQAGNPDLKWETSTKLDIGLNYGFLNDKITGELTYYKNNIDGLILNSPLSPSMGVPGNSVAKNVGSMFNQGIEFSVNATVLQKGDFKWSSNFNIATQKNEVTALAEGNADIFGVTQLETANITRVGYSVGSLYAVETRGINPENGRRIFINKAGKEVQYSHAVGTGQSRWTYLDGSTAPAITVAADAKIMGNTIPKFYGGWDNNFSYKKFDLNVSLVYAGGFYVYNGTKAGLHDQRFWNNEADILDRWTPDTKTTATWPKVIYGDNVSNGSSFPISNNIEKGDFIKCRNIALGYALPTSLTQKAKISSARIFGQVTNAFMLTKYTGTDPETSSNGNSNLAPGVDRNSIPQARTVSCGLSLTF, from the coding sequence ATGAAGAGAACTTCACTATTGTTTTTGGGTCTGTTATTGTTTTTAGGTATGAGTGTATCATTTGCTCAGTCTAAAAAAATTACAGGAAAGGTTACTTCGGCCGACGACGGCTCGGCACTACCGGGAGTAACAGTTACAATCAAAGGTACCGGAAGAGGTACACAAACTGATGGAAGTGGAGCATATTCAGTCGATGCTGCATCAAATCAAACATTGGTATTCACATTTGTTGGGATGAGTACTCAGGAAATTACTGTTGGAAGTAAAAACGTAATTGATGTATCTCTGGCTGGGGATGACAATCAATTGGAGCAATTAGTTGTAGTTGGTTATGGAACTCAAAATAGAAAGGATATGACCTCAGCCATATCCACAGTCAGAGGTGATGCATTAAAATCCATTCCTGCACAATCGGTTGATCAGTTGCTCTCTGGAAAAGCAGCAGGTGTTAACATCAACATCCCTAATGGTCTATTAAACAACCCTCCTGTCATCAGAGTTCGTGGATTTAACTCCATTACATCAAGTTCATATCCTTTAATTGTGGTTGACGGAATCATTGTTTTCTCACAAGACAACGGCTCTTCAGGTCCTGGGGGAATTGCTCAAAACCCATTGTCAGATATTAACCCTAATGATATCGAAACCATTGATATTTTAAAAGATGCAGCTGCCACAGCCATCTATGGATCAAGGGCGGCCAATGGGGTATTGGTTATAACAACCAAAAAAGGTAAGGCTGGTAAGTCAACAATATCATATGATGGTTCAACAGCCTGGACAAAACCTTTCAGACTTTTTGACCTTCTGAATGCATCAGAATATATTATGATGAAAAATGAAGGAGAAAAAAACAGAGCCGACATGGCTGGTCAGACTTACAGCCCTCTATTTTTTGAGAATCTTGATCCTAGCGGAAAACCATACGATACCAACTGGTATGACTATGTTTTCACTTCAGGATTTCAGCAAAATCATAACATAAATGTTTCTGGTGCAACACCCAAAACTTCTTATTACTTTTCTGGTGGTTATACCAATCAGGATGGTTTCTTGAAATCCAATACTTTTGAGAGAAAAAATGCTAGAATGAATATTAGCCACAATGTTACTGATAAAATTGTTTTTGGTGCTAATTTCAACTATTCAAATGCTTATTCATTTTCTCCAAACAGTGGTTCACTAATTGGAACTAACTTTAATACAGGTGGTTTAGGCCGTGTTCCTTTAGTTACTGCACCTAATATCCCTGCCTATTTACCGGATGGTTCTTATAATATTAACACTACAGGTGGTCTGGCCAACAGCCCTGGTAATTTGTTAAATAAAGACCGTAGTGGTTTTTACAATCCGGTAGTTTTGATTGATCTTGACAAAGCCTCTGCTCAAAGCGATAGAATGCTTTCGAATATTTATGCAACCATCAATCTAACAAAGGACTTAAGCTTCCGTACTGATTACGGTATTGACTATCAAACTATTGACTCAAAAACCTTCAATAATCCTATACATGGAGACGGTTTTTCAGCAAAAGGTATTGCTAACAATTATCTATATAAAAGCCAGAGATGGTCATGGCAAAACTACCTTAATTACAATAAAAAGTTTGCCGAAGTTCATAGTATAGGTACAACTTTAGGAACGGAAAACCAACATACAGACAGAAGTATGTGGAGTGGTGGCCGTCAAACAGTAGCCGACCCATTCTTTGATGTTTACCAAGGTGATTATACAGTAAACAACAATCCTCCTTTCAACTTCCTGACCGAAAATGGATTTGTTTCCTATTTCGGAAGATTAACTTATGATTTCAGTAAGCGTTATTATTTCACCGCCAGTTTAAGAAGAGACGGACTTTCTGCATTGGCTGAAGGTAAAAAATTCGGTAATTTTTATGGTATATCCGGAGGTTGGAATCTTGCTGAAGAATCATTCTTCAAGAATTTAACTCAAAAAGTTTCAACATTGAAACTACGTACAAGTTATGGAAAGGTAGGTAATGCTGGTATCAGTGACTTTGCCTCATTGAGTTTGTATGGATTTAATGTTTATGGTGGAACAGCCGCAACACTTGCTTTCTCTCAGGCAGGTAATCCTGATTTGAAATGGGAAACCAGTACCAAATTGGACATCGGTCTAAACTACGGTTTCTTAAATGACAAAATCACAGGTGAGCTAACATATTATAAAAACAACATAGATGGGTTGATATTAAACTCCCCTCTTTCTCCTTCAATGGGAGTACCAGGTAACTCAGTTGCTAAAAACGTAGGTTCAATGTTTAATCAAGGCATAGAGTTCTCGGTAAATGCTACAGTGTTACAAAAAGGAGATTTTAAATGGTCAAGTAATTTCAATATTGCTACCCAGAAAAACGAAGTTACTGCCCTGGCTGAAGGAAATGCTGATATTTTTGGTGTAACACAGCTCGAAACTGCAAACATTACACGTGTTGGATACTCAGTAGGTAGCCTTTATGCCGTAGAAACCAGAGGAATCAACCCTGAAAATGGTCGCAGAATCTTTATCAACAAAGCTGGCAAAGAGGTTCAGTACAGTCACGCAGTGGGTACAGGACAAAGCAGATGGACATATCTTGACGGTAGTACTGCACCTGCAATAACAGTAGCCGCAGACGCTAAAATTATGGGAAATACTATTCCAAAATTCTATGGTGGATGGGATAATAATTTCTCCTATAAGAAATTTGACTTAAACGTGAGTTTAGTATATGCTGGTGGATTCTATGTTTACAATGGTACTAAAGCAGGTCTTCATGACCAACGTTTTTGGAACAATGAAGCTGACATTCTCGACAGATGGACGCCTGATACCAAAACTACCGCAACCTGGCCAAAAGTTATTTACGGAGATAATGTATCTAACGGGTCATCGTTCCCAATTTCTAACAATATTGAGAAAGGTGACTTTATTAAATGTAGAAATATTGCCCTTGGATATGCTTTACCAACTAGCTTAACTCAAAAAGCAAAAATTTCGAGTGCTAGAATATTTGGACAGGTAACTAATGCCTTTATGTTAACCAAATATACAGGAACAGACCCCGAAACTTCATCTAACGGTAACTCAAACCTGGCTCCTGGTGTTGACAGAAACTCAATACCTCAGGCTAGGACAGTTTCTTGTGGTTTAAGTCTAACTTTCTAA
- a CDS encoding rhomboid family intramembrane serine protease, which yields MSITVIIIIATVAISFFAFRDQSLMYRLIHNPHAVYNRKEYYRIVTSGFIHADYMHLLLNMYALYIFGEVVETYFQYLFGSNGRLAFLALFILGIIISNIPDLIKHKNNAFFNSLGASGGVSSVVFASIILSPLSKLMMFPIPIPMPAYLFALIYMAYSVYMDKRQGDHINHLAHLWGSLFGIVFMAVTYPKSIPGFFEQVLSSF from the coding sequence ATGAGTATTACAGTTATAATTATCATTGCCACAGTTGCTATTAGTTTTTTTGCTTTTCGTGACCAATCTTTGATGTACCGATTGATCCATAATCCACATGCGGTTTATAATAGAAAAGAGTATTACAGAATAGTCACCTCAGGATTTATTCATGCCGATTATATGCATTTATTGTTAAATATGTATGCTCTTTACATATTTGGTGAGGTAGTAGAGACTTATTTTCAATATTTATTTGGCTCTAATGGTCGATTGGCTTTTTTGGCATTATTTATTTTGGGAATAATAATTTCAAACATACCTGATTTGATAAAACATAAAAACAATGCTTTTTTCAATTCCCTTGGTGCCAGTGGTGGCGTGAGTTCGGTTGTGTTTGCAAGCATTATTTTGTCACCATTGTCCAAACTGATGATGTTTCCCATACCAATTCCAATGCCGGCATATCTCTTTGCATTAATATATATGGCATACTCTGTTTATATGGACAAACGCCAGGGCGATCATATCAATCACCTTGCACATTTATGGGGAAGCCTTTTCGGAATTGTTTTTATGGCTGTGACTTATCCAAAATCTATTCCCGGATTCTTTGAACAAGTTCTGAGTTCCTTCTGA
- a CDS encoding APC family permease — translation MTKQPQNQLLKLLGVGFGIAVTIGGTIGTGILRKPGPIAAMLGDYWLIMGVWIAVSIYALLGVMCAVELGVSLPQAGSWYVYARRAFGNYFGFITGITSWLGTVSALGFGAYTMSEYIALLIPGVSPYLRIIAVMILISLTLFHFAGTKAGGRSQEILSFLKAVGLIAFVGLCFWYGDKVDYENLKITTEKLEKPALFFGIITALQSIFYTFDGWHTASYFSEENTDPAKSLPKSMITGVVLVIIIYLLVNAAILHILPLDILSHSKLAASDAILLIFGEKSAKIVTFFLMLSILGMLNAQIMFAPRVIFSMSRDGLFPAFAKKVNTGGTPSVAMPLTTAGSIFLILIGGFFTIQGKEFSGVLSDIATFFFVMSYAAGFASLLKLRKTEPDLKRPYKVPGYPFVPWLLLILSILFLAGAVYNDLKSSVFALVFLIFSYPLYKLQTKSLTL, via the coding sequence ATGACAAAACAACCCCAAAATCAATTATTAAAACTTCTGGGTGTAGGTTTCGGTATAGCGGTAACTATCGGAGGCACAATAGGAACAGGGATTTTAAGAAAACCAGGACCAATCGCAGCAATGCTTGGTGATTATTGGCTGATAATGGGGGTTTGGATTGCAGTAAGTATTTATGCTCTTTTGGGAGTAATGTGTGCCGTTGAATTGGGCGTGTCTCTTCCCCAGGCGGGCTCCTGGTATGTATATGCACGCAGGGCTTTCGGCAACTATTTCGGATTTATTACCGGCATCACCAGTTGGTTAGGTACAGTTTCAGCTTTGGGTTTTGGAGCTTATACCATGAGTGAATACATTGCATTGCTAATTCCGGGAGTTTCTCCATATTTAAGGATAATAGCTGTCATGATATTGATAAGTCTAACATTGTTTCATTTTGCAGGTACCAAAGCCGGGGGAAGATCCCAGGAGATTTTATCCTTTTTAAAGGCCGTAGGTCTGATAGCTTTTGTTGGACTTTGTTTTTGGTATGGAGATAAGGTTGATTATGAAAATTTAAAAATTACGACTGAAAAATTAGAAAAACCTGCTTTGTTTTTCGGAATAATAACCGCTTTGCAGTCAATTTTTTACACATTTGATGGCTGGCATACGGCTTCTTATTTTTCTGAGGAAAACACCGATCCTGCTAAAAGTCTTCCAAAATCCATGATTACTGGGGTAGTGTTGGTAATAATAATATACCTTTTAGTTAATGCTGCGATATTGCATATTTTGCCGCTGGACATTCTTTCTCATTCAAAACTTGCGGCCTCAGATGCAATTTTATTGATATTTGGGGAAAAATCTGCCAAAATAGTGACATTCTTTTTAATGCTTTCTATACTTGGGATGCTCAATGCCCAGATTATGTTTGCTCCCCGTGTGATATTTTCAATGAGTCGTGATGGCTTGTTCCCAGCGTTTGCAAAGAAGGTCAATACCGGCGGAACCCCTTCTGTGGCCATGCCATTAACTACTGCCGGGTCCATTTTCCTCATATTAATAGGAGGATTTTTTACAATTCAAGGCAAAGAGTTTAGCGGGGTGCTTTCTGATATCGCCACCTTCTTTTTTGTGATGAGCTATGCGGCAGGTTTTGCCTCTCTTTTAAAATTAAGAAAAACCGAACCTGATTTAAAGCGGCCTTATAAAGTCCCTGGTTATCCTTTTGTTCCATGGCTTTTATTGATATTGTCTATTTTATTTTTAGCAGGTGCAGTTTATAACGATCTGAAAAGCTCAGTTTTTGCCCTGGTATTTTTGATTTTTAGTTATCCGCTTTACAAATTGCAAACTAAATCTCTGACATTGTAG
- a CDS encoding fibronectin type III domain-containing protein, with translation MNKKLLLFVSFIFITTIAIAQQKYHRISAKMSKEDIHSLFEKGLDVDHYQFENGIFKAEVSDNDISVLKANNIKVKYLVRDLEKNIPKINKKIDQKSSKNLRQAATPANFALGSYGGYFSLQEMINILDQMRVQYPNLISVKSSIGNTIEGRPIYMVKISDNPDVDESEPEVFLNAVHHAREPISLSQLIYFMWHVLENYGTDPEITTMLNSSELYLVPVVNPDGYEYNRGTNPNGGGMWRKNRKNNGNGTYGVDINRNYGYMWGLNNTGSSATTSSETYRGTAAFSEPETQAVRNFCNAHDFVASMDFHSYGNYCIYPYGYQSTNTNPELSLFTQLGTYLTAENGFKAGNSLATVGYSVNGAGDDWKYGEQTTKNKIYSFTPEVGTSTDGFYPAQSRILPLCESTLQMNRKILKLSSKFAAISASSITSTSLSGNLSFSLQNFSVRNPTYTVNISTSSPFVASVGSPQLFSNMATFQTSNSLFAYSLSPETPFGTVIDFVITLDNGHSPQQKTVSITYDCAAPSGLAATGITTNAAKVSWTATGDAHKYVVAYKTSASATWSPDQTLDTTYIDLTGLTPQTFYDFRVRDTTCNNQSQISFTTQAICGIPANLSIGTITSTTANVSWQAASGATSYKVEYKLATATTWTVANAAQTALTQSLGSLTASSTYNVRISSNCTSGTSGYLSGQFTTAAPPAVTYCASKGSNSSLMWVDYFKLSNLTRTSGNDGGYYNGTSSTINLSKNTTYTLTYSAGYSSTKYRVYWKAWIDYNNNGSFNDSGEQILNANSTGTGNYTVSFKVPTTAKSGQTRIRIAMKYNATPTSCETFSYGEVEDFTISIPTTANNSNARIGEELIVAVAEQVLMPTIFPNPVSEILTIDLKESSAEAMNLEVFNAQGRKMFSEIVEPNALTHHLNVSKLLPGNYTVSILGKEKISSIHFIKQ, from the coding sequence ATGAATAAAAAACTACTTCTATTTGTCAGCTTCATTTTTATTACCACAATTGCGATAGCACAACAAAAATACCATCGAATTTCTGCAAAAATGAGCAAAGAGGACATCCATTCTCTTTTTGAAAAAGGATTGGATGTGGATCATTATCAATTTGAAAATGGGATTTTTAAGGCCGAAGTTTCAGATAATGACATTTCGGTTTTGAAGGCCAACAACATCAAAGTCAAATACCTGGTGCGTGATCTTGAAAAAAACATCCCAAAAATCAACAAGAAAATTGACCAAAAATCTTCGAAAAACCTGCGGCAGGCAGCCACTCCTGCCAATTTTGCTTTGGGTTCTTATGGTGGGTATTTTAGTTTGCAGGAAATGATTAACATCCTTGACCAGATGAGGGTACAATATCCAAATCTTATCTCTGTAAAATCTTCGATTGGAAATACGATAGAAGGACGGCCAATTTATATGGTGAAAATCAGCGATAACCCTGACGTGGACGAGTCAGAACCTGAAGTTTTCCTCAATGCCGTACACCATGCTCGCGAGCCAATCAGTTTGAGCCAATTGATTTATTTTATGTGGCATGTATTGGAAAACTATGGGACTGATCCGGAAATAACTACCATGCTCAACAGCTCGGAGCTGTATCTTGTACCCGTTGTAAATCCTGATGGATACGAATACAATCGCGGAACCAATCCAAATGGTGGAGGGATGTGGCGAAAAAACAGAAAAAACAATGGAAACGGAACCTATGGTGTAGATATCAATCGAAATTATGGTTACATGTGGGGTCTTAACAATACCGGTTCTTCAGCAACTACCAGCTCGGAAACGTATAGAGGAACAGCCGCATTTTCTGAACCTGAAACTCAAGCGGTGAGAAATTTTTGTAATGCTCATGATTTTGTGGCTTCTATGGACTTCCATTCTTATGGCAACTATTGTATTTATCCTTATGGCTATCAGTCAACCAATACAAATCCGGAGCTTTCTTTATTTACTCAGCTCGGCACTTATTTAACCGCAGAGAATGGTTTTAAAGCCGGCAATTCATTGGCTACGGTAGGATATTCAGTCAATGGTGCCGGCGACGACTGGAAATATGGTGAACAAACCACCAAAAATAAAATTTATAGTTTCACTCCGGAGGTGGGCACTTCAACAGACGGTTTTTATCCGGCTCAAAGCCGAATTTTACCTCTTTGTGAATCTACCTTGCAGATGAACCGAAAAATTCTGAAACTATCTTCAAAATTTGCCGCTATTTCTGCTTCCTCAATTACCTCAACCTCCCTTTCCGGAAATCTGAGTTTCAGTTTACAAAATTTCAGTGTCAGAAATCCAACTTATACTGTAAATATTAGCACAAGCAGTCCTTTTGTGGCATCGGTGGGAAGTCCACAATTATTTAGCAATATGGCTACTTTCCAAACCTCAAATAGTCTGTTTGCCTATTCACTTTCTCCCGAAACACCTTTCGGTACGGTTATAGATTTTGTAATAACTTTGGACAACGGCCACAGTCCTCAGCAGAAAACAGTAAGTATTACCTATGATTGTGCAGCACCATCAGGTCTTGCTGCCACTGGAATCACCACAAATGCTGCAAAAGTTTCCTGGACAGCCACAGGCGATGCACATAAATATGTGGTAGCCTATAAAACTTCGGCTTCTGCTACCTGGAGCCCTGACCAGACCCTTGATACAACTTATATTGACTTGACGGGGTTGACTCCCCAAACATTTTATGATTTCAGAGTGCGGGATACAACTTGTAACAATCAAAGTCAGATAAGTTTTACAACTCAGGCAATTTGCGGTATCCCTGCAAACCTCTCCATTGGGACAATTACCTCAACAACCGCTAATGTCAGCTGGCAGGCGGCTTCAGGTGCCACTTCCTATAAGGTTGAATATAAACTTGCCACCGCCACAACCTGGACTGTGGCAAATGCGGCCCAAACTGCATTGACCCAAAGCCTGGGAAGCCTCACTGCATCAAGCACTTACAATGTGAGGATAAGTTCTAATTGTACTTCGGGCACTTCAGGATATTTAAGTGGTCAGTTTACCACTGCTGCACCTCCGGCCGTAACTTACTGTGCCAGCAAAGGGTCAAATTCGTCTTTGATGTGGGTTGATTATTTCAAACTTTCAAACTTAACCCGCACTTCAGGAAATGATGGTGGATACTACAATGGTACTTCTTCAACCATTAACCTTAGTAAGAATACAACTTACACCCTCACCTATTCGGCGGGATATTCTTCAACCAAATACAGGGTGTATTGGAAAGCCTGGATTGACTATAACAACAATGGCTCATTTAACGATAGTGGTGAGCAGATTTTGAATGCAAATAGTACAGGAACGGGAAATTATACGGTTTCCTTTAAGGTTCCGACCACTGCAAAATCAGGTCAAACCAGAATCAGAATTGCCATGAAATATAATGCTACGCCTACATCTTGTGAGACTTTTTCATATGGTGAAGTTGAGGATTTCACTATCAGTATTCCTACAACTGCAAATAACAGTAATGCCAGAATCGGCGAAGAACTAATTGTTGCAGTTGCTGAACAGGTTTTAATGCCTACTATTTTTCCAAATCCAGTTTCTGAGATTTTGACGATTGATCTGAAAGAATCTTCGGCAGAGGCCATGAATCTGGAAGTATTTAATGCCCAGGGCAGAAAAATGTTTTCGGAAATCGTTGAACCTAATGCACTTACTCATCATTTAAATGTGAGCAAGCTTTTACCGGGGAATTATACAGTTTCTATTCTAGGAAAAGAAAAAATAAGTTCGATTCATTTTATTAAGCAGTAA
- a CDS encoding DUF1254 domain-containing protein produces MKTLKKLLLLTLLFTSFTEGFSQITNKDELEAYKAAYNSFIWGYPVVSLGLESKRFSEEIAPKSAFNYLTIFTKETAETAEKRDVNEDIIYAKSYFDLKNTALIISLPALTVKSYYSISFNDAFSNNFDNFSSLKNLAKDTKILLVGPDYKGELPKNIKKVIKSPTNFGWIIARSSVVDKLELTEAKKTLETIKIETYPKAGQVSDYWDRNNIDFLLSKPETIATIASMDWRTYFKVLSQFLIENKIPESQAKYVADFAKIGLIPGEEYEKTKVKKSIERGIKQGFLDAVELLKNEAPKQIDYDKKGWFYNVGEGKWGNKYTKNAASAMNGFDQSAAEEFMKYQTLVDVANETLTGTGKGYKMTFKKLQLPATKAFWTINILDNNNLIYSNPKNKYGFNNKTKGIKLQKDGSLILFFQTTPPKNQEPNWIPIPEGEFKVVVKVYNPGEDVVSGEWIPQTLEKIK; encoded by the coding sequence ATGAAAACCCTTAAAAAACTACTGCTCTTAACCTTATTATTCACATCATTTACCGAAGGTTTTAGCCAAATCACTAACAAAGATGAACTTGAAGCATACAAAGCAGCGTACAATTCATTTATTTGGGGTTATCCGGTAGTAAGTTTAGGTTTGGAATCTAAAAGATTCTCAGAAGAAATAGCACCAAAAAGTGCATTTAATTATCTAACGATTTTTACTAAAGAGACTGCGGAAACCGCTGAAAAAAGAGATGTAAATGAGGATATAATTTATGCTAAAAGTTATTTTGACTTAAAAAATACTGCCCTTATCATTTCTCTTCCGGCATTGACTGTAAAAAGTTATTATTCAATTTCTTTTAACGATGCTTTCAGTAATAATTTCGATAATTTCAGTTCTTTAAAAAACCTGGCAAAAGACACGAAAATCCTTTTAGTAGGACCTGATTATAAAGGAGAATTACCCAAAAACATTAAAAAAGTAATTAAATCACCTACTAATTTCGGTTGGATTATCGCCAGAAGTTCGGTGGTTGATAAACTTGAACTGACCGAAGCCAAAAAAACTTTGGAAACCATAAAAATAGAGACTTATCCTAAAGCTGGTCAAGTTTCTGATTATTGGGATAGAAATAACATTGATTTTTTACTTAGTAAACCAGAAACCATCGCCACTATTGCCTCAATGGACTGGAGAACATATTTCAAAGTGCTTTCACAGTTTTTGATTGAAAACAAAATTCCTGAGTCGCAAGCTAAGTATGTGGCCGATTTTGCAAAAATTGGTTTGATACCGGGAGAAGAATATGAAAAAACTAAAGTTAAAAAGAGCATTGAAAGAGGTATAAAGCAGGGTTTTCTGGATGCCGTGGAATTACTTAAAAATGAAGCCCCAAAACAGATTGACTATGATAAAAAAGGCTGGTTTTATAATGTAGGCGAAGGGAAATGGGGCAATAAATACACCAAAAATGCCGCCTCAGCCATGAATGGTTTCGATCAGAGTGCCGCCGAAGAATTTATGAAATATCAGACTTTGGTCGATGTTGCCAATGAAACTTTAACTGGTACTGGAAAAGGTTATAAAATGACATTTAAAAAACTTCAGTTACCTGCAACTAAGGCTTTTTGGACTATCAATATTTTGGATAATAACAATCTGATTTATTCTAATCCAAAAAACAAATATGGATTTAACAATAAAACCAAAGGTATAAAACTTCAAAAAGACGGTTCCCTGATTTTGTTTTTTCAAACTACTCCTCCTAAAAATCAGGAACCCAACTGGATACCAATACCCGAAGGTGAGTTTAAGGTTGTTGTAAAAGTTTACAACCCAGGAGAAGACGTAGTCAGCGGAGAATGGATTCCACAAACGCTGGAAAAAATCAAATAG
- a CDS encoding polyprenyl synthetase family protein — protein sequence MPFKAYLAAINSELEEYSYGENPPELYAPIKYLMSIGGKRLRPALTLMAANMWLYKWQKALKPALAVEVFHNFTLMHDDIMDNAPARRGQATVHEKWDTNTAILSGDVMLVAAYKLLESVDDAVFKNVFKRFNQTAAEVCEGQMMDMDFALKQNVSKDEYIEMIRLKTSVLLGFALELGGMIAEADAESVKLLYTIGENMGIGFQLKDDILDVYADPEKFGKQVGGDIIENKKTWLLLHALEVSENLPEGNDLRKWINKAKFDSVEKVAAVRDIYNTLEIKNAAETLSEHYFEVAFAALEKLNVSDEKKLPLKEFGLQLMNREN from the coding sequence ATGCCATTCAAAGCGTATTTAGCGGCAATAAATAGTGAATTAGAAGAGTATTCCTACGGCGAAAATCCACCAGAGTTGTACGCTCCGATAAAATATCTGATGTCTATAGGAGGAAAAAGGCTCAGACCGGCATTGACCTTAATGGCTGCCAATATGTGGCTTTATAAGTGGCAAAAAGCTCTTAAACCTGCATTAGCAGTGGAGGTATTTCATAATTTTACCCTCATGCATGACGACATCATGGACAATGCTCCCGCTCGCAGAGGGCAGGCCACTGTACATGAAAAATGGGATACGAATACCGCGATTCTTTCGGGTGACGTGATGCTTGTGGCAGCATATAAACTTTTGGAAAGTGTTGATGATGCCGTTTTCAAAAATGTATTTAAGCGATTTAATCAAACAGCGGCCGAAGTTTGTGAAGGCCAAATGATGGATATGGACTTTGCTTTGAAACAAAATGTAAGCAAAGATGAATACATCGAAATGATTCGTTTAAAAACTTCGGTTTTGTTGGGATTTGCACTTGAATTGGGCGGAATGATAGCTGAAGCCGATGCAGAATCCGTGAAATTGCTTTATACTATTGGTGAAAATATGGGGATAGGATTTCAGTTGAAGGATGATATCCTGGATGTTTATGCGGACCCTGAAAAATTTGGAAAACAAGTTGGCGGTGATATCATCGAAAATAAAAAAACATGGCTACTATTGCATGCTTTGGAAGTTTCTGAAAACCTTCCCGAAGGAAATGATTTAAGGAAATGGATTAATAAAGCGAAATTTGATTCTGTAGAAAAAGTTGCAGCAGTTAGAGATATTTATAATACTCTGGAGATAAAAAATGCCGCAGAAACACTTTCGGAGCATTATTTTGAGGTTGCATTTGCTGCACTTGAAAAATTAAATGTTTCAGATGAAAAGAAATTACCTCTCAAAGAGTTTGGTTTACAATTAATGAACAGAGAAAATTAA